The Enterobacter mori genomic interval TGGATCCTGTTCTCGACAATCGTTCGTGGAATTGACGGTATGTCGCTGGCGCTGTTCACCGAGATGACGCCTCCGCCAAACACGGCGGGTGGTGGTCTGGCGAACGCCCTGGCAGGCAGCGGCCTGCTGATCCTCTGGGCGACGGTCTTCGGTACGCCGCTGGGCATCATGGCGGGCATCTACCTGGCAGAATATGGGCGTAAATCCTGGCTGGCGGAAGTGATTCGCTTCATCAATGACATTCTGCTGTCCGCGCCGTCTATTGTGGTGGGTCTGTTTGTTTACACCGTTGTGGTGGCACAGATGGAACACTTCTCCGGCTGGGCGGGAGTGATCGCGCTGGCGCTGCTGCAGGTGCCTATAGTCATTCGTACTACCGAGAACATGCTGAAACTGGTGCCGGACAGCCTGCGTGAAGCGGCTTACGCGCTGGGTACGCCAAAATGGAAGATGATCTCCGCGATTACGCTGAAAGCGTCAATCTCCGGGATCATGACCGGTATTCTGCTGGCGATTGCGCGCATTGCAGGTGAAACGGCGCCGCTGCTGTTTACCTCCCTCTCCAA includes:
- the pstA gene encoding phosphate ABC transporter permease PstA, whose translation is MATLEMQATAELAESRRKMQARRRIKNRIALTLSMATMAFGLFWLVWILFSTIVRGIDGMSLALFTEMTPPPNTAGGGLANALAGSGLLILWATVFGTPLGIMAGIYLAEYGRKSWLAEVIRFINDILLSAPSIVVGLFVYTVVVAQMEHFSGWAGVIALALLQVPIVIRTTENMLKLVPDSLREAAYALGTPKWKMISAITLKASISGIMTGILLAIARIAGETAPLLFTSLSNQFWSTDMMQPIANLPVTIFKFAMSPFAEWQQLAWAGVLIITLCVLLLNILARVIFAKKKHG